The genomic stretch ATTAAGATTTTGTGCATTTGGAATTTGTATTTGTTCTCTAAATTATCGATCTTATTCTTATACTATTATCATGTAAGACatttcgttaattatttaactttgacctcaAGATTACACTGAAactaaatgaaactttttttttattcaaataaaacacTTTAAGCCTTAAGAACCAAAACAGGATTACACCCAAATATAAGaacaatttaatactttacccATAAAAAAAGATAGGGAATGTattaaaacaaaagaaacatgCCAGCCGACCCCGAGAATCATCTCAGCTGGTAAAGgaagaaaaaattattaaaggAAACATGGGATGGGTGGGAAGTTAATTAAatatagagtaaagtatcgtttttgttccacgtttggggtaagtcttatttgtgtccctaacgtttaaatcgtcatATTTATATCCCAAAtgtttataaaagtgattcaatgttatcctactatcaattatactaacaaatcagattatagttttcaattattctcacttggatgtattcattctcaattaggtctcacttggatttgttcgattttaatattatacccactatttgtgtttagattcaattatgtccctaaaaaagtgaattatgtaaatgttgtaggaattaatttcaacttttgatgagcTATTTTTCGGAGTGGATCATCGATTCTATCACAGGTATTTGTATTCTAACTCcaagaagagatttttaaaacttGATGGTTttagtggctaagagaagggggggttgaatcttagccccctttttcgAGCTAACACTTGCTGATCTTCAGaagagacttttctgtttttgctccTCACTGGACACGAGCAACTCAGTTTTGTCTTGTCCCTTGTCACGAGACTTTTTGTTTTATCTCGTCACTTGACACGAGATAATTCTGGCTTTTGCTCGTGTGTGGtagaaaacagaaatggagtagaaagagaagaagattgcacccagatatatcctggttcggctgctaagtgcagtgcagcctacatccagtctccatcacaaacatgatggaatttcactataatcaatctgattacaacttgtaaagtgctaacccaacttacaaggggattcccacagaatcatgatacacaacatagatgaacaaaggaactctaagacatctatggctttttcttttaattttgcactctctgcctttttccgctctatggctttttcattacaaacctcactgtttgccttttaccatgagactcaagacaagacaaaattaaacagaaaaatactaaacagaatacattgaaggagaagagaaaactgttacctcaggtagctctgagaactctgtgccttgcactctcaaatttttctccttgcttcaaacagtggttgttccctctttttaaagaagaggaaagcctccacacttgaagccaaaaccgaaccaacttcttcctccttcaacaaacacaaaaccggttcggccactcagagagagaagagataaccatgcattaaccaacatgcaattacctctagtcctttcttgatcatcacccttcatcaatccgggctctccatccttggcttcctctccaagatggatttctggcccttgatgcctcatgatgatgatgacttcatctgcttcaatctctgccttcaaccatcacttcgccactctagctactccctgtggtggttgatcagaattgaagacaagccatgcttcaagaatctccctcttggccgaatcttcatcttccatttttgagcatgaaaggctcAAGATAGCTTCACCAAATCTAACCACATTTGGTAAGCATCTTAGCCACAGCTCATCTTTCTTTTggtatgttttcttgccatcattagcttgatggtctTAGGCGCATGCAACATCTTCCTTTCGGTGTTGAAGAACATTTGTTCCATTGTTTCCTGGACAAGGACCgaatagagaagaagaaagagatgagagagaatgaaaagaatctgaagaaaagcAATGCAAAGAAGTTAAACAAATCAATTAGGCatagcttgcttttacttccctaacATAGAGTGGCGTGTTTGACATAATAGCCATCAATCACTTCAGCtgaatttttctctctcatgttccccatgcattaattaataatgtaatagattttgaaatccatcacaTGGTTAGTACTTGGTTCCGTTGGAAGCACTTTGCTTTCATTTCTCTTTGGTTTCGGACCAAGCTTGGAAACATTCATCATTTGTGAGACTTGGGCTTGTAGTATTGAGATAAAAGCTGGCCCAATTGGtaagcatttgctttcctgatgagTTGTGTAGCGGATCAAGCATAGGAAGCAAACAAGAAAGCATTTGTTTGGGCTTGCAACATTAATATTTATTCTGGCCCAATTATAACTAGCTTTAATTATAAACACAAGGCTGAACCAAAAATTGCAACATTTGGGCTTTGttgattttcttttgtttcggCCCAGCACAaaatctgcacaacaaaattattaattaagccaatatgaattaagatcaaattaataattttgtaatttaatatttcaataatgtttgttcatcatcaaaattaaataagagttttccaaactcatcaaaactcaaactaaagcgttcatgatgtgtaattgatgagaggataacattgaatcacttttacaaacgttaggaatacaaataggacgatttaaacgttagaaACACAAATAGAATTTATccaaaacgttggggacaaaaatgatactttactcttaaatataaaattaacttAGTAATTTCTCAAAGCAAGTGACatgctttaaaaagaaaagaatcaaAGACTTTGTTTGAGGGTGCTTGACTTAGGAAGCAAAATGAGTTCATAGTAAATCATTCACACTCCGAGCAAGTACCTCATTTTTTCTCTTAAGTCTTGGCAACTTGCCCAATGGAGTCCAAGgagaaaaaatatattgtaCCGTATTGGATAAGAGCGCGATTGCAGAAAGCAGAAGAATCGAGGGCGAAATTTCTTAGGACTCCACTGAAGCATCCTCTCCTTTCATATGGCTGAAtcattcttttttttaagtttCTAAGTTTTACTTTTGTGTGTTTGATTATGAATAAACCATCACTCACATAAGTATGTGAACAATAATTTGTATTTGAGTCTTATGGTGTTATGCATCTGCTGGAATATAACTCTCCTGCTTATTTTCAGGATGATAAACTATCTGCTAGTTACCTTGATTTGTTTTTGTTGTTCTAAATTTTGACGCATCTTAATCACTTGTTTGATTATCTAAAAAGACTTGATGCTTTATTTGGATTTGCTTTACAGAACTTGAATAATTCTACTTATATTATATCTAATTCATTGATGTAACTAAATTCTCTGTATTTTATAAAGAATAACTTTTTGTGGTATCACCATTGGCCTGTGAAATATTATGCAAAGGTTTTTCAGTGCTTGCATTTGATAGATGATAAGATTCAAAGAAGGTTGCAAAGGAAGAGATACAAAGGAGAGCAATGAATGggcaaaattttaaaatggtAATGCCTCAATTATTCACTGATAGAAGGTAGGACAAATTGAGCACATAACCAGGGTTAGTttcttctaataatttttaaaaagttaaaatgaATGAGTTGCTGACCCACAATAATGAGATGGAggtttttaatttaaactttctcAACCTAGTAGCCTATGAGATGAGTCATTTTCACTGCGACTTTGAGATCAGTTCATATTTAGTCCTCCTGAGCTCTCTCGTTGACCAGCCGGAGGATGTGAAGGAGCTGAGATTGGCTGGCATACTTATCAATGAACTTGCAAGTGACAAAGAAGTGTCTGATCTGTTCAATAAGATGGACATCATTTTGGTGCCTGAGACACCGTGGTTTGCTAATATCAGAGACCAAATCCATTTGCACTTCGAGTCCAAACGAGGCAGgatcaagattctgacttggATGGGAGAGGCCTATGGGACAATTTTCCGGTCACCGGTCGCCATGGACCATCATTGCCTTGCTAGCTGCCACACTTGGCCTTGTTCTCACTTTTATCCAGACATGGTTTGCTGTGCTTCCCAAAGCTTCATAACACGACATCACTTTTAGAAAAAGCTCTCACACTATTTTGGAAATAGATCCTCTCCATTTTTTTTGTCACTGAAGAGAATAAAGTGTAATCTCCCACCTTTAATTTTACAAGTGGGACCAGCAATAAATGAGAGAGAGAATGTATTGAATGGTGAGATCTTCCACTGGATACCATCCAGTTTTTTTTtcactggagaggatccactcccCACTATTTTCTTCTTGCTTGTCATTTTGTCCTGTATATACTTCTGTAACTTCATTCATCATATCAGATCTTTCGCTTGTTAAGTTTTAATATTGTGTGTGCTTAATGATGTATAAAACATCACTCAGTCATATGAGTATGTGAATTGCAGTGTGTATTTAAATCCCAAATTGCTATGCAGTCTTTGGAATCTTATTCTTCTGTTAATTATTATGATGCTGAAATTCATAATTTCcaatttttattatgaataaatCAGAAGGATCTAGTTGAAATTGAGTGAAGCAGAACCCATAAATCATAAATTATCTTGTCACAGGAATGAGTACCGACTTGAAGCACATTGCAAAATCGGAAACTTCACCAAGCAAACATTAGCTTCCACTGTATCATATTACCATGATAAATGATATGCACACGACTTACATTAGTACAAGTTAAACACAATTCTGATTTCATTAGATAACCTTTTACTGAATTTTCTTTTAGTAAGGTTTGCTAATATATTGGAAGTTCAGATACTATATGTCagatttgtttattttttattttttaaatatctttaaGACAGACAAAAGGAAAATACAAAATGAAAACACAACtagataattatatttttaagtaTTACGTTTATGACttctttaattattattgataacTAACAGTAGTGGCCCTAACCCCTAACCCACAAGAGTCAACCATAGAATTCGGAGGAAAACGTATCAAATTTGACTGAGGCTTGGATGGATCGAACTTGCTATAGTGCTAGCGAGTAGCGACAAGGTGCAAGTTGCAAGCTTAAAAAAATGACATATGAAAAAGACACATACATATATTTAAATCCTCATAGGAATGAATATGAAATTCACCATGCCTTTAAAGAAGCCTCACTTAAACAATTAGTCACTTAACATATGTTGGGAAAAACTAAGATTCAGTTTAATGAAACCAAATTGAACCCGTCACTTTCCTCCAATTTCTTCTCCTCTTGGTTGAGTTCTTCTCCCTCACTCattctttgtgtttttttttctttttttttcaaacgaAAGACTCCCTACCTTCTCTCTCTCTACTTTTTCTTCTTAGAAAAAATGGCAAAttcattctttatttttttgttgacGAACATttaaatctctaaaaatttaaaaatacatttaagttattgatttttttaaattttggacACATCAATCTCTGAGTCTAACTTGtcctattttaaaaattttcttacGTGTTTCATAAGAGATAGATATATCTaagttttaaaaaagaaaaaaaaaattaaatatatttttaaattcttaaaaacttaaatatctaaaaaatcAAATCCTCAATgacttatttatcttttttttttttttttattgccCATGACTATAAGCCACtacttctttttattattttgtttcctTTTGTTTTGAAGTGTGGGTCCCCAACTTACACCATAATGATTTTGGTTAATTAAGAAACAGCAAATATAAGACTTTGAGCTTGACTTAAATAGATTGTAAAACAACCAAACACACTCAGAATCATTTGTTTTCTCACCTCAACCCACCTACTCGATAGTGTGCATCTAACAATGGCGAACATGGCGGAAATAGAGTGGGCTTCTCTGTGGGAGAGATTAGAAAAATCGGAGAAGCAATTAACTGAAGGTAACAAAGTTTCAAGGCCTAAAATACAACGAATTCCAGCGTACATGGCTGAAAAGCCTGAGTTTCAAAGATACTACAGGCCGCAGGTCATTTCACTTGGTGAGTTTCATAGAAACAAAGAAACTGGGCAAGGAGAGCTGTATAAGGAAGCATGGGCAGCAATGTATATTAAGCATACTAACCTAAAGGCTGTCGATTTATTTGAGCAACTCTGGCGAGATAAACCGAAGTTGTACAAATTATATGATACCGATAGCGATAAGGTAGACTCAAAATCTTTTATAGTGGATGGATGTTGTGTGCTAGAATTGCTGGAAAAATCAGATCGAGAGCAAGAGCTGAAGATTAGCATGGACAAGCTTGTACGGGTGCACCAGGATCTGCTTATCTTGGACAACCAGGTTCCTTTCAAATTACTCAGGCTCTTGTGTGAGGACCAAGAAAGGCTCCAAAAATGCCTCTGCAACTTCCTCCAAGTTCATGGTATTCAGACAGCACCTAAGCTTCCCAGAAAGAGAACAGAGAATGAAGAAGTGAAGGTAACAGTGGATGGAGATGATGATGAGGACCCCGTCCATCTTCTTGATTATCTGCGGAAGGCCCTCTTAATGAGAGACCAACACACATCCAACAAAGATATCAACAACAACGAGATCAAGAAGGGATCCCTGCACCTCAGGAAGTACAGGATTGGGACCATCCGGGAACTCAAGGCAGCTGGGATTCGTGTGACAAAGAATTCCCACAGCAACTCGATGTACCCGAGCTTCAAAGATGGGATACTGCAGCTTCCAGAACTCAGAGTGGATGGCTCAACAGCtcatatattcttcaacctAGTAGCCTATGAGATGTGTCCTGATTTTCACAACAACTTCGAGATCAGCTCATTTTTAGTCTTCATGAGCTCTCTCATCGACCAACCGGAGGATGTGAAGGAGCTGAGAATGGCCCGCATAATTATCAACGAACTTGCCAATGACAAGGAAGTGGCCGACCTGTTTAATAAGATGGACACCATTCTTGTGCCCGAGACACCATTGTTCGCTCACATCAGAGACCAAATCGATTTACATTTTAAGTCCAAACGAGGCAGGATCAAGATGCTGTCTTGGATGCGAGAGGCATACAACACGTATTTTCGCTCGCCATGGACCATCATTGCTTTGTTGGCTGCCACACTTGTTCTTGTTTTCACATCCATCCAGGCATGGTTTGCCATCCACCCTAAAGCTTCCTAAATAAAACAATGTTATGGaacatcttttattattattattattattttttacttttgtgTGTGTAATTATGAATAAATGATGAGTATGTGGACAAtgatttatttgtatttgaataTTATCCTGTTATGCATCTTAGCTTAATCATTTGTTTGATTATCTTAAAAGATTTCAATTGTTTATTTGGATTACCTAGCTTCATAGAACTTGAATGATTCCACTTATATTATATCTATGTGAGAAGATATCAAGgattaattatgttttattttttaaattagctTTCCAACTTGATTTTGATTATCATCGTCTAACAATAATGCTTACTTGTGACATAAATGTTATTCAATATTAATAAgctatttgtatatatatactattttttaatatcaatCATAGTAATACTGATACTATAAAAACCAATTTTGATCAAAATCACATGGATAACAAATAACCTCTACGTAACTTACTGCATGTCTCTCTTGACAAACTTGTTAAGAGTAATTTTGACGATCCTCACACCAATTATTCATTCTACAAAAGCTATACAAGAAATTGCCTTGTCACGTCGTGCATGGTTTGATTTTTCTTCTCAAGTAGTTGAAGCTAATAATTCCCTACTCCTAGAGCAAACATTAGTACACTACATAATAAATTTGCAGTTGGCTAGATTATTTGTTAGGTCAAACAGTAGTCAGCTTTCTTTATTCTTAttgatttaaaagaaaaaaaaaaactattattttgaaccacaaataaataaaacactaataaaattatctatatataaaaatataaaactaatgTTATACTCATAAAAAGTAAtttgtttaataaaaataataaaataataattttttttttcatttttttttaaaaactcacGTAGAGTAGTAagtaattttactttttttttaccaGGGCACTGGAAAATTCTAAAATAGTAAAATCAAATCACTTTGAAATTTAATTGTAAAGATGTTTGGTAGAGAAACATTATTATTAAGCCCAGCCAAGCTTGCAGAGTAGGTTCCTTTTGTACATACAACTATAAATGTCCTATTAAATATTGAGAAGACTTTTACTATGTACTCATGGCAATACAATTTGAATCAACGGCTATTCATTCGGCTCATCCCTAGACTTTGTTTGTTTACATTTTATAGGCATAAgacacaaaaatataaaattgtatTTGATAGATAATATATGAATAGATGTATCGTGTTTAGAGATATtgaattagtatattttgtgttCATCCTAATAGAAAAGATATt from Arachis stenosperma cultivar V10309 chromosome 9, arast.V10309.gnm1.PFL2, whole genome shotgun sequence encodes the following:
- the LOC130948253 gene encoding uncharacterized protein LOC130948253, translating into MANMAEIEWASLWERLEKSEKQLTEGNKVSRPKIQRIPAYMAEKPEFQRYYRPQVISLGEFHRNKETGQGELYKEAWAAMYIKHTNLKAVDLFEQLWRDKPKLYKLYDTDSDKVDSKSFIVDGCCVLELLEKSDREQELKISMDKLVRVHQDLLILDNQVPFKLLRLLCEDQERLQKCLCNFLQVHGIQTAPKLPRKRTENEEVKVTVDGDDDEDPVHLLDYLRKALLMRDQHTSNKDINNNEIKKGSLHLRKYRIGTIRELKAAGIRVTKNSHSNSMYPSFKDGILQLPELRVDGSTAHIFFNLVAYEMCPDFHNNFEISSFLVFMSSLIDQPEDVKELRMARIIINELANDKEVADLFNKMDTILVPETPLFAHIRDQIDLHFKSKRGRIKMLSWMREAYNTYFRSPWTIIALLAATLVLVFTSIQAWFAIHPKAS